Sequence from the Corallococcus sp. EGB genome:
TTCGTCGCCAGCCAGGTGCTGTCCGGCATCCTCGGCAGCGTCGTCACCTACGGCTACGGCGCGGAGGGCAAGCACGGCGCCAACTACATGCAGACGATGGCCGCGTCCGTCGCCTCGCTGTGCGCCATGTCCGTGCTCATCCAGTCCATGGTGTGGCTGGGCATGCCCCAGCCGCCCGCATGGCAGCTGATGCTCTTCGTGGGCTGCGTGGGCATGTTCGGCGTGGGCGTGGGCATGCTCTACACGCCGCTCCTGGTGGACAAGCTCCAGTTGGACTACCCGTCCGGCTACGCGGTGGCCAACATCCTGCGCGCGCTCACGGACAAGCGCCTGCTCAAGGCCTCCATCGCGAAGCTGGGCGGCGGCACCGGCCTGGGCATCCTGGCCGCGTGGCTCACGGAGAAGGTGGCGGCCATCGCCGCGCTGGGCATCAGCAGCTCCACGGTGGGCGCCGGCATGGTCGTGGGCAGCCGCATCACCGTGCCCGCCATGCTCATGGGCGTCATCGGCTTCGCCATCACGCCCGCGCTGCAGCGCATGGGTTGGCTGGGGCCCCAGGATCCCTACCGGAAGATCGGCTTCCTCGTCTCGCTGGCGATGATCTGCGGCGCGGCGCTGGTGGACCTGGCGCTGCTCGCGGTGCAGGCGGTGGACCGCATCCGGGGCCGCGCGCAGGCCCCTGCGGACGACGAGCCCGCGTGGAAGAAGGTCAACGTGCCCCGGCTCATCGCCTGGGTGGTCGGCTGGGGCGCGGCCGTCGTCGTGGTGGCCACGCAGGTGCTGCACCAGCCCGCGGGCTTCATCATCTTCGGGCTCGCGCTGTCGCTGTTGTTCGTGCTGATCAACGGCATCGCATACGGCATCAGCGACAACAACCCCATCTCCAGCGCCTTCGTGATGTCGGTGCTGCTGATGTCGCTGCTGGGCCTGAAGGATCCGCTGGTGGGCCTGATGGCGTCCTCCATCCTGCTCATCTCCACGTCGGTGGGCTGCGACATGCAGCAGGACCGCTCCACCGGGTGGCGCCTGGGCACCAACCGCGTGGTGCAGTTCCGCTACCAGGTGCTGGGCATCTTCATGGGCGCGGTGCTGTGCGTGGTGCTGGCGCGCGTGTTCATGGGCGCCTACCCGGTGCTGTCCGTCAACCAGCTGGACCACCCGGAGGTGAAGGTGGCCCAGTGGAGCTCCGCGATGACGTACAAGTTCGTGGGCGCCATCCGCGACCTGGGCACGCTGTCCGCGCACAAGGTGACGGCGCTGCTCGTGGGCCTGGGCATCGGCTTCACGCTGGAGGTCATCCGCAAGGTGGTGCGCCGCCACCCCGCCTACCTGCGCTACG
This genomic interval carries:
- a CDS encoding OPT/YSL family transporter, with protein sequence MAHPAEPLLPEPSVPRSSAPDAVAPRFRFLPAVGTWKYHALLASVAIFFLGPLGGVAASYMNFSLGFFVASQVLSGILGSVVTYGYGAEGKHGANYMQTMAASVASLCAMSVLIQSMVWLGMPQPPAWQLMLFVGCVGMFGVGVGMLYTPLLVDKLQLDYPSGYAVANILRALTDKRLLKASIAKLGGGTGLGILAAWLTEKVAAIAALGISSSTVGAGMVVGSRITVPAMLMGVIGFAITPALQRMGWLGPQDPYRKIGFLVSLAMICGAALVDLALLAVQAVDRIRGRAQAPADDEPAWKKVNVPRLIAWVVGWGAAVVVVATQVLHQPAGFIIFGLALSLLFVLINGIAYGISDNNPISSAFVMSVLLMSLLGLKDPLVGLMASSILLISTSVGCDMQQDRSTGWRLGTNRVVQFRYQVLGIFMGAVLCVVLARVFMGAYPVLSVNQLDHPEVKVAQWSSAMTYKFVGAIRDLGTLSAHKVTALLVGLGIGFTLEVIRKVVRRHPAYLRYVQGSRTGFGVGWAMDSLVLASPYAYAFGGFIALPAAVWFGVGGILTSAFNTVSKRFRKEPAPGETVLPEDMSTMSLVGGGLIAGESLFYLFVGLAGLLSLLG